The window accccttCTCACTGAGATCCGATTTCCacgtttgtcatggcatcacctcccagatatcatggtcttcttcaaaaatgaaggacaatgtACCTCCCAATAAGaacagttataataataataatgataactctAGCTGACATTTGTATAGCATCATCAGGCTTTTCAAttattgtctcagtttctcttcaCAATGacctgagaggtagatgctgttactgtgcccattttatagagaaggaaaccaaTGCTCaataaagagacttgcccagggacacacgaCTGAACTTCAAGTTCAGTGTTTTAACCTTCCTGCCGGATAGAGGGTTGGACTTCAATCCTCAAAACTTAATTCTTTTAAGATTCCTCAGCCCCTATTCCATGTAGCACAGAGCACCAGATTTGgagtagacctgagttcaaattccacctcagatacttatatgctgcatgaccctggatgagtcactcTCAGTCAACTGTCCATGACTCTGAtgactttttgtttcctttaaagTTTCATACAAATTCCTTAACTTGGCTTTTGAGGTCCTCCGTTATTTGGCTTCCATCGATCTATCTTGCTTTAGTGCAGATGACCATTCTTCACATATTTAATCCATAACTATACAAGACTAGAATTGATATTTCAGTTATTTCTGCTAGTCTTCTCCAACTTTAGGCTTCGGGCATgttttctgtctgtctatccccCATAGATAGCTGGCTTTTCTAGCTCAACTCTGcctactgacctccctggtttTCTTTAAGTCCTAGCTGAAATCCCATCTTTGGGAAGTcttccccaatccctcttaattctagtgccttccctctgttaaatACTTCCTATTCATCCTGCAAGTAATCTGTTCTCTCTCTATATTCCATATATGTGTTTGCAAGACTGCAGACAACTTTGTATTCCTCTCATGGTAAGagcttaatattttttcttgaggtttctgtATCTTTGTGAGGGgaggagggattatgtttacttttacaagaccattatagtcatgtgaaaataaatattttttaaaaaagattaaaaaagagccTAATAAAAGTTTACCAATGGATTGATTGATGAGAATATATTACAAGAGCCAGAAGGGTTATGAGGAGCCATCTTTTTGGgcccccttgttttacagatgaagaaactgatgctcaGAGAGGCTGgattttgtccaaggtcacacagatcatCATCTCATCAAATGTGGGACTTGAACCCTCAGATATTAGAACCACTACTCTGTCCATTGTATCATACTAAACCAAGATCCACTCACCCGTaacttgacatcattttcttcCTGATCCCATAAATTTTTCTGAATCTGAGTCAGTGGGATTCATAATTCCATTATGAATATAGCGTTTCATACTTGACCTTTTGGGTGATCAAGAAAGACTTTTTTCCCTGCCATTAGATGCTGACAGTGACTCCCTAGGAAAATGTCACTGATGTCTGGCACATTGGGGAGTGGCTTTCTGAGAACTCAGAGCTGGAAACTTCTCTTGCTCTGGGGAAGCCCCAATACACTGTGCTTTGCACAGAATTCTGTCTGCCTGCCATGGGCCCTTTCTTGGATGGACAAAGGCTAGATCAGAGGAGCTAACTGAAATGCAATTGTGATCACCCCTCTTCCAGGTAATTTCAAAGAACAGGCCTGTTAGAAGCCAGCCacatggagcaccagccctggagtcaggaggatctgagttcaaaagcaacctcacacacttaataattacctagctgtgtgaccttgggcaagcaaccctattgccttgcaaaaaaaaaagaaaagctagtaCACATGCTGGGAATACCTTGATGCTACCTCAGGGCCTTGACAATGGTGACAGATCCCTGGCTTGCCATTCCTTGCCTCCCTCTCTTTGATACTATCAAGGGAGGAACTTCTCAAGTCCGTTTCTAGCTATCTTATCAGAATCTTAGAGCTAGAAGCATCTAATCTGGCCTCCTTGGTTATTTTGCAAGTAGGAAATGGGAACCTAGGGAAATAAAGCAACTTGCTTGGGGTCACCAGtagtatcagagacaggatttgaacccaggttctctgcaAGCAGAGTTAGTGCTCCTTTTTGTATTATATTGACCTCAGCCATCACTGGCATGGAAGAAGACAATCTGAATTCAGAACTTTTCATGGCCACAATAGGTCCTGTAACGAGGTgatagagtgaatagagcacctacctggagttagaaagaccagagttcaaatgtgatctcagacaataagcagctgtgtgaccctgggcaagtcagctaggtgaagcagtagaaaatctgaattcagaacTTTTCATGGCCATAATAGGTCCTGTAACTAGGTgatagagtgaatagagcaccagctctggagtcaggaggacctaggttcaaatctggcctcagacatttgacaccgtgtgaccttggacaaatcacttaaccctgattacctcgaactcagggccatctccaggcatcctgctccatatctggccactggaacagatgactctggaggacaaagggAGACACAGCCCTTTtcattcaaatttaattcatctgctcatggcatcaccttcttgatatCATAgtctgaaaataaaggacaaaataacaaccctggacaagtcaattcaccctgtttgcctcagtttcctcatttgttaaatgagctggagaaggaaatggccacaAAAATACTAATCTTTGCTAAGGAAATCCcagatggagtcatgaagagttaggaaTGACTGAAACGACTGCCCAACAAGGCTAGAGACAATCAGATGAGCTGAGGAAACCTGGCTGCAGATTCCTAAAGGTTGAACATTTAACTTTTAACATTTCGCTGGGATTGCGGTAAAGTAGACAAAGAGCTGGATGAgtagaggaggggaggagaggagaagagagggaaggagaagagaggggaggagagaagaaggcaGGGAGGGAGCCCTCTTGTGAACTCCCAGAGAGCTTAGGGTATTCCCTAAATTTGGCAGTTAGGATTGGCAACCTCTTATTGCTAGCTAACATTTTACGTGTGTGAGTCTTGGTTCCCCAGGTCAATCTGCCTTTTGACTCAGGAaaaatctttccttcttctctttggGTTTCGGTTTgatattctattaaaaaaaaaaaagcttaattgGACTGGATGTTCTCTGAGCTAACTTCCAAGTTCTGATTTCCAGTCACTATGATTCATACACTATGCTAAgctgggggatacaaaaatagGTGTAAGATagcccctgccctccaggagtttaTATGCGAGCAAATCTATACCAAGCAAGCTTCTAtctagaataaatagaaaataattaccagaggaaaggcactgggattaagagggatgggggaaggtTTCCTATAGGAGGTGGGCTATGGTTGGGATATAAAGGGAGCCAGAGAGGTCATCATtcagagtggaggagaagagagCATTCTAGTTATGGGAGGCAGACAGAGAAAATGGCCAGTGCCAACAGATGGAGAATCTCAGTCATAAAATAAGctaggaggccagtgtcactggacaGAAGACTATGTGGAGAAGAGTtgggtataagaagactggaaaagtaggggGAGGCCAAGTTATGTGAGGCTTAGAAGAGcagaatggtttttttttgtattttatactgGGGGAAATatggagccactggaatttatggAGTAAGGGGATTACACAGTCAGACCTGAGCTGGATGTAGGGAGAGGATTTGAGGTAGGCAGGCTCCCCCAACAGACCATTGCATTAGCCCAGGTGTGAGAGGATGAGCATCTGCCCCAGAGGAGAGGAGACCTAGTGGAGAGATGGTACAAAAGGGAAACCAATGGGTCTTGGCAATGGCTGACATGTGCAAACTGATGGATGGCGTGGAATCCTGGATGACTTGTAGGATGGAAGTGAGAGGGACAGGGCAGGAGTGGTTATGCTCTATAGTAATAAGGGACAAGGAAGGGGGGGGAACAAGTTATCCTTTGgctatattgagtttaagatgcctatTGGACATTTGGTTTGAGGTGTCTGAAAAGCAATTAGAGATGCCAGATCGGAAGTCTTTAGATACTTTGGAGGCAGGAAATATAGATTTGAGAGTCATTAGCATAGGGATGgtcattaaatccatgggagttgatgatATCATCAAGTGCTCTGGGGGACACCTATGATTAGAAGGCATAATCTGGAGAAGAATCCAGTGAAGGAGTCAGAGAAGGAGTGATCAGAGAATTAGGAGAAGAACCATGACAGTGAGAGAGGTGTCCTTGAAAACCTAGAGGgtagatagaaaagaaagaatgaccaGCACTGTCCAATGCTGCTGAGAAGTCAAGGGGAATGAGGCTAGGTTTGGGCCATTGGGGTGGGCAACTGAGAGATGAGTAactggagaaagcagtttcagtggaatgataagGTTGGAAACTAGATGATAAAGGgttaaggagaaagagagggaggggagaaagggatgACCAAGATGCACAGGCTGATAGTTGACTTTTAGTGGGCTCCCAGGAGTGTGTTCTCTATCCCTTCTCCTGCTTCTCTTGTCATTGATTCCACAAGCCCATCCTTTGGTAGGCCTCAGGGGCTGGGTTCTTGGCCTTTGGGCAGCTTATCCATCATCCACTCAACAGATAGCTTGACAGGGTGTCAGGAATGTGAAGATTCCTTCAGTTAGGATTATAACTCTTGGCAAAGGTCACTGCTTGTCAGATCCCTGGTGATCAATGACCTAAGATAAACCACAGACCAGAATCTGGTCTAATCTAAGGGATGTCCAGATCCCTTAGAAAAGGCCCAACAGAGTTGGACTCTCATTGGCATCACAATACTCTACTAGTcgggtggccctgggcaagtcacttaactttgtttcttTATGGGTAAAATGGGCAGAATGATAATTTCCACCATAAAAAAATTGCATTGTGTTTACTTTGTATGTATTCTTTACTTGCTATTTGCTCTGATAAAATGTtaactcctcaagggcagggactgttacCTCTCAGGGTCTCCAGCCACCTAATGCTTGGCTGATTgattaatgaatgttttttttttccattccattctatttGATTTCAtaattagaatggaagctccttgagggcagggagtctAATTTTTTGGGCACCTAGGTGCTTAATCCCTGCTGTTTGTGGATTCATTTGACTCTACTAAGCCAACTGCAGGTATTACTCTCCCTTCTGATTTTTGAAGTGACTGGTGAGGTAGGTAAACAGGGCTGGGTGTGTAAGACTCAGAGGAATGGCTAGGCCAGGGCTGTCTCGACTCAGCCCAGGCCTTTTAAAGTTTCTGCTTCTCCATGTCCTAGATGCCCCAGCTTATCTAGAAGACCCAAGATACACACAGAAACGCCCCATGCCCAGgctgattcattgtttaatgggGAGGGTGAGGCAAGGAGGGCATAACACCAGGTATGACAAGACAGGCAGTGACCACCTGTGGACCATGTCATACCTGGTTCTGACAGGTGGGGGAGTTCAAGGCCCTCATCTCTGGAAGCTGCCTGGAAGTCGAGGACCCCATATTTCTTTAAAAGGATAAAGAATAGTGAGGACATGAAGAGTTCCTcaagtttttgttattttttatttaatttttaaaagtaaacaagctttaattttctctctctctctcccgttttctctttctctctcgtTCACTGccattgaaaaacaaaaatccttgtaataagcaaaacaaatgccTGACTCATTCTACCCTGGAGTCCTTCGCCTTGCTATCAAGAGGTGGGCAGCAGACCTCGGCATAAGCTCTTGTTCAGACCCCCTCTGTCTCCTACTCCAGGAGGTCACCTGCCCAAGCCACGTGAGCCTCAGAGACCAGGCGTCACAGACCCTGGCGGAGCAGAGGGGGCCAATCTCTTCCTGGTGGGATTCCCAGGACATcctataaatattaatttcttttggaGAAAGACAGTGACTTGATTTGAGATTGAGGAGAAGGTTCAAGAAAGAGCAGAGGCTTCCCAGGGATGAGCCAACACTCATTGCAGAGACCCAACTCTTCTTCTCATTATGTAGAAGCCTGTTTTGTTCCCTTTGTTGCTTCTCTGGCTTCATTATTTCTGTACCGATTCCTCAAGTTAATGAACCTCTTTGAGTGGAAAAAGATGCTTCAGTCCATTGGCAAGGAGGCCAGGGAGTGCCCACTTCCTGATCTGACTTTCAGTGTTGGAACGGGGGAGAGCTTGGTGGGAACTTGGGGCTGTCTCCCCATGTGATAGACAGTTGCCTTTGGGTGGAGATCATggttagagagagacagagacagaaagaggagagagagagagagagagagagagagagagagagagagagacagagacagagacagagacagagacagagagacagagaaagagagagacagagaaagagagagagagagagagagagagagagagagagagagagagagagagtgttcgTGTTCTGTTTGTGTGTAGGCTTTGCctcaaactttaatttcttttacagTGTTCCAGGGTTCACAAAGTTATGTAAATCCCCTGTGTTCTATAGAGGGAAGTCCTAAGTGAAATGGGCCTGCTCATTGGCCTTTGAGGACAGATCTAGTCATCTTATCGGAATTTCACTTCTTCCCTGTAACCACTGCCCTGATCATCCAGAGACCCAGTTTTTCCTAGGAATGGTTATTTGGCATTCCAGGAGGAGGAGCCCGGTGGAACAGGGGCAGGGAGAGGGTGGATCGGCTGGCCCAGAGATGGGAGTTAAATAAGGGACGAAGCATAGTCAAAGGAGGCTTGGGGAGGAAGCGACCTTACTGCAGGGAGCAAAACCAGCCCTGCTGAACAAGACATGCAGTGGACAGTTGGGGGATGGGAGGAAGACATGGAAGCAACTTACCTGGGCAGGTGGGGACTTGCCCCAGAATCAGGCTGCTTCAGAATATACCAAAGATGCAGCCAATCCCCTTCCAGGCAGTGTCTTTGCAGATGgagtttaaaaaatatctattttattcatgctttTACATAATGGTACAATCACTTCCTAATACTCTCCACTCCCCATTATAACAAACAAAAACAGTTAAGTCAAATGACGGTGACTTCTGATGGTAAATGTAGCACTCAACACCTGTAGGCCCCCACTTGTCCATCCAGAGGCATCCAGTGTATTTCATCATGTCCTCCCTAACTTGGCTACCAAGGTGGTTATCCTAAAGGACAGGTCTGATGACATTCCTCCCTCCTCATTGAGCCCCACTAGCTCTCAGCTACCTCTACTATTAAGCCTCGTTTCTGTGAGTGTGTAAAGCTCTGCACaaccttcccccttcctctcaaGGCTTCTCACATGCTTGACTCTGCCTGAACTCATGGACTCCTTGCTCTTCTATTCCTacatctcccacctccatgcctttgcaccAACTATCCCCAGTGCCCATAAGACTGTCTCCTTATCTCCAGTTTCCCTCAAGATTCAGCCTCAAGCCTGCTTTCTCTCGAGGCACTAGCTACTATCGCCATCCCTCCTCCTCTCTGAGATGACCTCCCATTTACTctctatttatcttgtatttacCTAGTTCTTTATAGTtataggcttggaatcaggaaaatgagttcaaatctttcctcagtcACTTCAGTCAAGTTGCTTtacctatttgtctcagtttcatgatctgtaaaatgggaggatcAGACAAGTTAACCTTTATAAAGGGCTATACCTTAAGCTAGTTCTGAGAATACGCCCAGAATCGTTCATTTGCATTCACTGAATTTACACAATTCACGTTGCATGTTTCCATTGGACTGAAACCAATGACTACactttacataattataactttgagtcACACATGCAGCCACTAAAGGGGATTCATTCTTCAAACTAATcgctactattgttattattactatcattattggACGTGCATTCCTGAAACATTGGGGCTATATATATcgagatatctatatctatatcaatataacTACAtctggatagctaggtggtgcagtggatagagtactggtccttgagtcagaaggacaggagttcaaatccagcctcttcctagctgtgtgaccctgagcaagtcacttaaccctgactgcctcatattcaggactgtctccagtcatcctgattcacatctgtccactagacccagatggttctggaggagcaAGTggggctggggacttagcacagccctccctcatccaaattcaattcatgtgcttatcatggcatcacctcccctgatgtcacgGTTTTCTTCAAgcacgaaggacaaacatcattatcatcttaTATCTCTATTGCTTTTCTTCATAGCCCAAGAACAATCCAGTTCATAGCACACATGTAGTAAGTTCTGGATAATTGCTTGTTGGTTGACTGATTATGAACAAAGATTGGGTcattgtgggcagctaggtggtgcagtggatggagcaccagccctggagtcaggagaacccaagttcaaatctggtcccttAATaaagacacttcctaactgtgtgatcttaggcaagtcacttaaccccattgccttaaataaaaaatttttttaaaaagcttgtgCCATTGCATTTGATAGAAGTTCTGATATCTTTCTGGGTTGTATtcatttacaatattgttattgtcCATATTGTTCTCCTACTCTGCCCCCTTGgttctgtatcagttcacataaatcttccTGTTTTCCCAAATTCCATGTAATCACTTATTTCTCATGGTGTAATAATATTCCAATATTTTACATGCTTCAATTTGTTTAGCTCTAAACCAGTTGAAGGACCCCCACCttgtttttaactttaaaaatcagatttctaatttttaaaatatggttgttcatttgccttcctttggggggggggactgtacagtagctaacatttatattgcactttaaggttgtaaaaacattttgcttatctcatttgatctctatAACCGCCCCATGAGGGAggtgcccattttacaaatgaggaaactgaagctgatgGCTTTTGACTTGGCAAGATCAAATAGCTGGTGTTAGAGCTTATTTCATCATTCTGAGTTAGCACTCTAATCTGCTGCCACATACTTGACTGGTAGGGATTGGGGAATGCCCTGTCTGATCTGACTCACTATATCCAACCCAGCTGCCAAAATCCTAAAACACTAGCCTAAGCCACTTACCTGCTCAAGAACCTTTGGGGGCTCCCGTTGGAGTGCACCTTCTGGGTCCTCCCATTTTGGGAGAAGCCTTATCTAGTCATTATTCCCCTCCCTGCACTGTTCCTGTCTTCTGAACTGCAAAACCATGTTACTATTTTCATCATCTGCTTTTCAGCTCCCTTTCCTTTGTTGTCTTTCTCTACTAGAATGCAgtcttcttgagggcaaggaccatCTTTGTTGTTAATTGTATACTCAGCTCTtaactctcttcctttcctctctcctcttttccattttctccttccctcttttcctttcttccttttccttctcctttatgcctttttctgttcattcttttgtccttttctccctcatttcttttcctcctttcacttcttccttccttcactttccctcccttttcttcacttttattttcacattatttcccTTCACAAAATTGGCCTTTTTAGCCAAATGGGTTCATTTTCTGCTTCTGAACTTGGCTTCCCTGTCTTGTATCTGAGATACCTTCCTACTCAACTCTAGTTCTTGGAGGATGGGCAGCTAACCCAGTGACCTGAAGGCTTCATCTGGCAGGAGCCAGGCATGTCCTGCCATGAAAGGTCTACGTATGTGTATACTGATTCACCTTCCAGTAACATGTAggatacatatacacattcaatCGTATATTTGTTTCCACTCGTGTCCAAcacttcataaccccatttggggttttcttggcaaagataccgaagtggtttgtcattttcttctccagctcatttgacagataaggaaactgaggcaaacagggttaagtgacttgcccatggatcacacagctaataagtgtctgaggccagggcAGTTAGgaggtgaagtggatagaacaacagccctggagtcaggaggacctgagttcaaatccagtttcagatatttgaaactagctgtatgaccttgaacaagtcacttgaccctatcacctcaccaaaaaaaacccttcaaaaacaaaacaaaaagtgtctgaggccagatttgaagtcaaaaagatGAGCTTCCTAATGAAAGACCAGGCTATTTATTGCCACCACTTCTTTCAAGAGACTAGAgaacatttaaagaaaaggaTTTAATTATGCCTCAGCTAGAATCAATGTCCCCTTTCAGAGGCTGAGGAGATTTGAACTCTCAACTTTGAAAAGGAAGAGCTTTTGTCTCAAGTCACCCAAGCATGCAATGGAATATGACAAAACAATTAGTGAACTCCAATTGTGTTCTATTAAAGTCTAATTTGCTGcattgcgtgtgtgtgtgtgtgtgtgtatgagataTTACGCATATGGGTATATCACCAATTCATGGTTAATTTCACCATTCCTTTCATTAACTGTTTGGTTGGCCCAGCAGGAAAGAACCCATCTTCTGGGCATCAGCAATACCCAAAGCATGAATGGCTTCTGATTAGGTCTTAGCTGTAAAGGGAAAATCATCTTCAGTTTTCATCTAGCAGGGATGGGGTAGAATGGCCAGAGCCCAGGACTccgagtcagaaagacccaagttcaagtcctgtttctgactgaggttgtatgaccttgagagAGATCTTTCTCCAGGGATCTCTGTGAGATCAGCTGTATAGAAGACTGTGATGTGTATTAGTAGAGAGAATGTCCTCAAACCAGGGCAATCCCAGGTTTAGTGTCTATCCCTACTTAATTGGGCTCTCCTTGGAAAACTGCCCTTTTCATTCAAAACACAGACTGTGTCCTTTGACCACCAGATGCCCAAGAATGACTCTGATAACTTaatattaagagaaatgaaattctTCTGTCTTATGTGGGGTCATGCAGGTGAGGAAATAAGCATTAATGTAGCATCTACAGTATGTTAGGAGATATGAAAagtgcttttttctttcatttgataaGGTGGGAGAAGGTGCTGTTACTATACCTTTTTTGGTAGAGAAGAGAAACCTGAAATAAACAGAGATTTcagtgacttcctcagggtcacacagccaggaagtatctgaggttggatttgaattcaggtcttcctgattccagaaacagtgctttatccattgcactaccaGGAGTGGGaaagttcattttatatttaaaagcaaaGATAACCCTTCAAAAAAGGAGGGTGTAATGGTATATTAATTATTCGAAATTGAGtgtaatggatttttttttctggcaacaGGTACAAGAGTTTAGTTACTGGGACCCGGGCCAGAGGGGTCATTGCTGTGCTCTGGATTCTTGCTTTTGGCATTGGCCTGACCCCTCTCATGGGATGGAATGACAGAGCCAACGCCACCCACAATTGCACTGGTAGCTCCCAGAACCTGAGCTGCTGTCCTGTGAAATGCCTCTTTGAGAATGTGGTCACTATGAGCTACATGGTCTACTTTAACTTCTTTGGCTGCGTCCTGCCCCCGCTGCTCATCATGCTGGCCATCTATGTCAAGATCTTCCTGGTGGCCTGCCAGCAGCTTCGCCGCATGGAGCTGATGGACCACTCGCGGACCACCTTGCAGCGGGAGATCCATGCGGCTAAGTCACTGGCAATGATCGTGGGCATCTTTGCTTTGTGCTGGCTGCCTCTGCATGCCACAAACTGCATCACTCTCTTCAACCCCCACTTTGGTGAGACCAAACCCAAGTGGCTAATGCACTTGGTCATTCTCTTGTCGCACACCAACTCCGTGGTCAATCCCATCATTTATGCCTATCGAATAAGGGACTTTCGTTGCACGTTCCGCAAGATCATCTCAAAGTACATTCTCTGTCAGACAGATGACCTTCCCAAGAGCAGTAATGGACAGTCAGGAACGGTGCAGACCCTGGATGCAGATGTATGACCCCTGCTCCCAAGAGGCCATGAGACACATGACCTGTGATGGGCATAATGAGGAGAGCCCTGGCCAAGACTCACTGATGACACGCACATACGGGCTGCCTGTCCTGAGCACCTCTCTGCTCTTACTTTGGATCTCACTAACAGATGATTGTCTTTGAGAGCTGATAAATGGAAACATACCTCTGTGGTATTTGGTTCTGCTACTGGTCCTATGTGGACTGGACAATGAGGCCAGGGACTCCAAAGGGAGATCAAGAAGCTGTTGGTCAAGGTTGCCATATTTCTCAGCAAGCTCCTTGTCTTCTATCCCACTGTTTTTGATGTGCTAAATATTACTCTCTAATAAGGAAGAATTTCATCTATTGTTACTGTGAACTCCCCTGCTCGGCAGTGAGGTGTTTTCCTGACTGGGAAGCAATGGGGAAACACAATACCTTGGCTCTTCGAACAGATGGGAACCTGCTCCCCCTGGAAGGGGCCAGAAGCACACTACGTACAGACATGGGGAAAAAGAGACCTTGGGGAAGGATGGGTTTGGGAGGGAAGTCTTGTTCAAACATAGTGATACTGTGTATTTCATATTGGAGATAGCAGTTTTTCTCCCCGCACTTAGAAAGGAGTGTTGTCAAGGTGtaaacaaaggg is drawn from Macrotis lagotis isolate mMagLag1 chromosome 5, bilby.v1.9.chrom.fasta, whole genome shotgun sequence and contains these coding sequences:
- the ADORA2B gene encoding adenosine receptor A2b, which translates into the protein MPPDPQDTLYIALELLLAALSIAGNVLVCCAVAGNSTLKTATNYFLVSLAVADVAVGLLAIPFAVTISVGFCTDFHSCLFLACFVLVLTQSSIFSMLAVAVDRYLAIKLPLRYKSLVTGTRARGVIAVLWILAFGIGLTPLMGWNDRANATHNCTGSSQNLSCCPVKCLFENVVTMSYMVYFNFFGCVLPPLLIMLAIYVKIFLVACQQLRRMELMDHSRTTLQREIHAAKSLAMIVGIFALCWLPLHATNCITLFNPHFGETKPKWLMHLVILLSHTNSVVNPIIYAYRIRDFRCTFRKIISKYILCQTDDLPKSSNGQSGTVQTLDADV